A single window of Hymenobacter sp. APR13 DNA harbors:
- a CDS encoding outer membrane beta-barrel protein: MALPAKAQKNWEAGYLLLITNPTDTLRGWVRYRQQAVQFQPTAGPARTIPLTEIRRWHTSRGEDLVLTPKALQPYTPAPILSEVVQGRTALYYDALGTQQYILAPDAGEARPLLRNSYQKQLQQLLPACSGPDSLLRPGRRVAYKGRDLAPLVLRYNRCRWPQEPARAATLQTNARLEGGLRVGPRSYRLRYRYDGELQDTDFGRQVGLAGAVFARLSFNQRFFLQSELEYEGLTSSGRLSVPTNTPSFARLVDTSLKRRQTLATLLVRYHMGLPVAGRWRPLLLGGISAGYALSSEFSVITTLSFPDSRPAVVLPEDATAARWSRGYVAGAGVEIPVGAYRPTLELRYHPMLFQTTGGTLERQMQVQATELQLSWAW; encoded by the coding sequence GTGGCGCTACCCGCCAAGGCCCAGAAAAACTGGGAAGCCGGCTACCTGCTCCTCATTACCAATCCGACCGACACCCTGCGGGGCTGGGTGCGCTACCGGCAGCAGGCCGTGCAGTTTCAGCCCACTGCCGGGCCGGCCCGCACCATTCCGCTCACCGAAATCCGGCGCTGGCACACCAGCCGCGGCGAAGATCTGGTGCTGACGCCCAAGGCCCTGCAGCCCTACACCCCGGCCCCTATCCTGAGTGAAGTGGTGCAGGGCCGCACGGCGCTCTATTATGATGCCTTGGGCACCCAGCAGTACATTCTGGCGCCTGACGCCGGAGAGGCCCGCCCTTTGCTGCGCAACAGCTACCAAAAGCAGCTGCAGCAACTCCTGCCCGCCTGCTCCGGCCCCGATTCGCTTCTGCGGCCAGGGCGCCGGGTGGCGTACAAAGGCCGCGACCTGGCGCCGCTGGTGCTGCGCTACAACCGTTGCCGCTGGCCCCAGGAGCCTGCGCGTGCGGCCACGCTGCAAACCAATGCCCGGCTGGAAGGGGGCCTGCGGGTAGGGCCCCGCTCCTACCGCCTGCGCTACCGCTACGATGGGGAGCTGCAGGACACCGACTTCGGGCGCCAGGTGGGGCTGGCCGGCGCGGTGTTTGCGCGCCTCAGCTTCAATCAGCGGTTTTTCCTGCAGTCAGAGCTGGAATACGAGGGCCTGACCAGCTCCGGCCGCCTTTCGGTGCCCACCAACACGCCCAGCTTTGCCCGCCTCGTGGATACCAGCCTGAAGCGCCGGCAGACACTGGCTACGCTGCTGGTGCGCTACCACATGGGGCTGCCCGTAGCCGGCCGGTGGCGTCCGTTGCTGCTGGGCGGTATCTCGGCAGGCTATGCGCTGTCGTCGGAGTTCAGCGTGATTACCACCCTGTCGTTCCCCGACAGCCGCCCGGCCGTTGTACTGCCCGAAGACGCCACAGCGGCCCGATGGTCGAGGGGCTACGTGGCGGGGGCGGGCGTGGAAATCCCGGTGGGTGCCTACCGGCCTACGCTGGAGCTGCGCTACCATCCGATGCTGTTCCAGACTACGGGCGGCACCCTAGAGCGTCAGATGCAGGTACAGGCTACAGAGCTGCAGCTGAGCTGGGCCTGGTAA
- a CDS encoding M61 family metallopeptidase, whose product MQKFAALLFLASSLTLARPAAAQAPVAYQVAFPNAVHHEARITATFRELTAGPLQVRMARSSPGRYALHEFAKNVYDVQATDSKGKALTVTHPDPYGWDVPGHDGTVVFTYTLFGDRTDGTYAGIDVRHAHLNMPATLAYAPALAERPAQVQFALPARWTVASQLQPDAAGTTWQAPNLQYLMDSPTSLGEQQVRTWQEGGRTIELKVLHDGTEAELDAYTANTKKVVKEAAAIFGGLPEYDFGRYTFVANYLPQTSGDGMEHRNSTSLTSRRPLRGPEAIDNLGTVAHEFFHSWNVERLRPQDLEPFDFQRANMSSNLWFAEGFTQYYGELLLRRAGVYTDEEYCKEALTGIVEAMLNAPGPKRYSPVHMSQQAPFVDAAAAIDPNNRSNTYLSYYYIGAANALALDLELRQRYRTDLDTYMRTLWQQHGAQQNYAPAKPYTLRDLQRVLGEVTRDTAFAGQFFRQHITGHELPKYDELLAPAGLLVRRAHPGQATLGARLQFNPADSSAMLGTTLLGSPLYLAGLDREDVLLKLDGQKLTGNAQVQKLLATHKPGDVLQVEVRARDGQRTVPVTLQESTDLEVVLNDKATRKQLTFRKAWLSGKAK is encoded by the coding sequence ATGCAAAAATTTGCCGCTCTGCTTTTCCTGGCGTCGTCGCTAACCCTGGCCCGGCCGGCGGCGGCGCAGGCGCCCGTTGCCTATCAGGTTGCCTTTCCGAACGCTGTTCACCACGAGGCCCGCATTACGGCCACGTTCCGGGAGCTGACCGCCGGGCCGCTGCAGGTACGCATGGCCCGCTCGTCGCCGGGCCGCTACGCGCTGCACGAATTCGCCAAGAACGTCTACGACGTGCAGGCCACCGACTCGAAAGGAAAAGCGCTGACCGTGACGCACCCCGACCCCTACGGCTGGGACGTGCCCGGCCACGACGGCACGGTGGTGTTCACCTACACCCTGTTCGGCGACCGAACCGACGGCACCTACGCCGGCATTGATGTCCGCCACGCCCACCTCAACATGCCCGCCACCCTGGCCTACGCCCCGGCGCTGGCCGAGCGGCCGGCGCAGGTACAGTTTGCGCTACCGGCCCGCTGGACGGTAGCCAGCCAGCTGCAGCCCGACGCGGCCGGCACCACCTGGCAGGCGCCCAACCTGCAGTACCTCATGGATTCGCCCACTTCTTTGGGCGAGCAGCAGGTGCGCACCTGGCAGGAAGGCGGCCGCACCATCGAGCTGAAGGTGCTGCACGATGGCACCGAGGCCGAGTTGGACGCCTACACCGCCAACACCAAAAAAGTGGTGAAGGAAGCCGCCGCCATCTTCGGCGGCCTGCCGGAGTACGATTTCGGCCGCTACACCTTCGTGGCCAACTACCTGCCCCAGACCAGCGGCGACGGTATGGAGCACCGCAACTCCACCTCCCTGACCAGCCGCCGCCCGCTGCGCGGCCCCGAGGCCATCGACAACCTGGGCACCGTGGCGCACGAGTTTTTCCATAGCTGGAACGTGGAGCGCCTGCGCCCCCAGGATCTGGAGCCGTTTGATTTTCAGCGGGCCAACATGAGCAGCAACCTGTGGTTTGCCGAGGGCTTCACCCAGTACTACGGCGAGCTGCTGCTGCGCCGCGCCGGCGTGTACACCGACGAGGAATACTGTAAGGAGGCCCTGACTGGCATCGTAGAGGCCATGCTGAATGCGCCGGGCCCTAAGCGCTACTCGCCGGTGCACATGAGCCAGCAGGCGCCGTTCGTGGATGCCGCCGCCGCCATCGACCCCAACAACCGCTCGAACACTTACCTGAGCTACTACTACATCGGGGCGGCCAATGCGCTGGCCCTGGACCTGGAGCTGCGCCAGCGCTACCGCACCGACCTCGACACCTACATGCGCACGCTCTGGCAGCAGCACGGCGCCCAGCAGAACTACGCCCCGGCCAAACCCTACACCCTGCGCGACCTGCAGCGCGTGCTGGGCGAAGTCACGCGCGACACGGCGTTTGCGGGCCAGTTCTTCCGCCAGCACATCACCGGCCACGAGCTGCCGAAGTACGACGAGTTGCTGGCCCCGGCCGGCCTGCTGGTGCGCCGCGCCCACCCCGGCCAGGCCACCCTGGGCGCCCGCCTGCAGTTCAACCCCGCCGACAGCAGCGCCATGCTGGGCACCACCCTGCTCGGCAGCCCGCTCTACCTGGCCGGCCTCGACCGCGAAGACGTGCTGCTGAAGCTCGATGGCCAGAAGCTGACCGGCAACGCGCAGGTGCAGAAGCTGCTGGCCACCCACAAGCCCGGCGACGTGCTGCAGGTGGAAGTGCGCGCCCGCGACGGCCAGCGCACCGTGCCGGTCACGCTCCAGGAAAGCACCGACCTGGAAGTGGTGCTCAACGACAAAGCCACCCGCAAGCAGCTGACCTTCCGCAAAGCCTGGCTGAGCGGCAAGGCGAAGTAG
- a CDS encoding Bax inhibitor-1 family protein produces the protein MEDFTSENYQEPQPQLTLSPEEASQVMSRFMTQVYGWMAGALAVSGAVAMLVAGSATLQELVFGNRFVFLGLIIAEIALVGFLSRKAFDWSAGTTTAAFMGYSALNGLTLGIIFMVYTLESISSTFFITAGTFGLMSLYGYFTRTDLSRWGNLLFMGLIGLVLASVVNIFLNSPALYWISSFVGVLLFTALTAYDTQKVKMLAFLGYEDDATDRKAAVLGALTLYLDFVNLFLFLLRLFGRRR, from the coding sequence ATGGAAGATTTTACTTCTGAAAACTATCAGGAGCCGCAACCGCAGCTCACCCTCTCGCCTGAGGAAGCCTCCCAGGTGATGTCGCGCTTCATGACGCAGGTGTACGGCTGGATGGCCGGCGCGCTGGCCGTCAGCGGGGCTGTGGCCATGCTGGTAGCCGGCTCGGCCACGCTGCAGGAGTTGGTGTTCGGCAACCGGTTTGTGTTTCTGGGCCTGATTATCGCCGAAATTGCGCTGGTCGGTTTCCTCTCGCGCAAGGCCTTTGACTGGTCGGCGGGCACGACTACGGCCGCGTTTATGGGCTATTCGGCGCTCAACGGCCTCACGCTGGGCATCATCTTCATGGTGTATACCCTGGAGTCCATCAGTTCCACGTTCTTCATCACGGCCGGCACCTTTGGCCTGATGAGCCTCTACGGCTACTTCACCCGCACCGACCTCTCGCGCTGGGGCAACCTGCTGTTCATGGGCCTGATTGGGCTGGTGCTGGCCTCGGTGGTGAACATTTTCCTGAATAGCCCGGCACTGTACTGGATTTCCAGCTTCGTGGGCGTGCTGCTCTTCACGGCCCTCACCGCCTACGACACCCAGAAAGTGAAGATGCTGGCCTTCCTCGGCTACGAAGACGACGCCACCGACCGCAAAGCCGCCGTACTAGGCGCCCTCACCCTCTACCTCGACTTCGTGAACCTGTTCCTGTTCCTGCTGCGCCTGTTTGGCCGCCGCCGCTAA
- a CDS encoding MFS transporter, with translation MPAPKDRRLPHIYLIILIDVIVGAAIGPVMPEFVRGLPQPQLWLSVGTGLFLGVQLFSAPVLGRISDGYGRRPIFIFSAVGTLLANGLLLPVRAGLFFVNRVSDGLTNGMYSTVRSALTDISPPEKLFKNLGIEGAIISLGFVLGPMASGVLLTLLQVAPGQEAAYVVRLAVVLAALNVVLSVLLRETHTRRNGVRGAELRTELALALNPLTLWARLREKEATTPGIRRIVLTQVALTLSTGYYFYFVPFISQGPMHLDARGISYFFMFFGALSVVLNYVFYTYLADRINQRKAIVWLAALGVPVLAAYGLVGTSVVALYALVVIDCFTLSLIQGLLEGLLAQRTTDADRGEIFGLNQAFQGLASFATTLVFGALSVLDLRLPWAWFALCLAAVAVLAGWNRAAPPATATPADTSAA, from the coding sequence ATGCCCGCCCCCAAGGACCGCCGCCTGCCCCACATCTACCTCATTATCCTAATCGACGTAATTGTGGGGGCGGCCATCGGGCCGGTGATGCCGGAGTTTGTGCGGGGCCTGCCGCAGCCGCAGCTGTGGCTGTCGGTGGGCACGGGGCTGTTTCTGGGGGTGCAGCTGTTTTCGGCGCCGGTGCTGGGCCGGATTTCCGATGGCTATGGGCGGCGGCCCATCTTCATATTTTCGGCGGTGGGTACGCTGCTGGCCAATGGGCTGCTGCTGCCGGTGCGGGCGGGCCTGTTTTTCGTGAACCGCGTTTCCGACGGCCTCACCAACGGCATGTATTCCACCGTCCGCTCGGCTCTCACCGATATTTCGCCGCCCGAAAAGCTGTTCAAGAACCTGGGCATCGAGGGCGCCATCATCTCGCTGGGGTTTGTGCTGGGCCCGATGGCGTCGGGGGTGCTGCTGACGCTGCTGCAGGTGGCGCCGGGCCAGGAAGCCGCCTACGTGGTGCGGCTGGCCGTGGTGCTGGCCGCCCTGAACGTGGTGCTGAGCGTGCTGCTGCGCGAAACCCACACCCGCCGCAACGGCGTGCGCGGCGCCGAGCTGCGCACCGAGCTGGCGCTGGCCCTCAACCCGCTCACGCTCTGGGCCCGACTGCGCGAGAAAGAGGCCACCACGCCCGGCATCCGGCGCATTGTGCTCACGCAGGTGGCTCTCACGCTCAGCACGGGCTATTATTTCTACTTCGTGCCCTTCATCAGCCAGGGCCCGATGCACCTGGATGCGCGCGGCATCTCCTACTTCTTCATGTTCTTCGGGGCCCTGAGCGTCGTGCTCAACTACGTGTTCTACACCTACCTCGCCGACCGCATCAACCAGCGCAAGGCCATTGTGTGGCTGGCGGCGCTGGGCGTGCCGGTGCTGGCCGCCTACGGGCTGGTGGGCACGTCGGTGGTGGCGCTCTACGCGCTGGTCGTCATCGACTGCTTCACGCTCTCCCTGATTCAGGGCTTGCTGGAAGGCCTGCTGGCCCAGCGCACCACCGATGCGGACCGGGGCGAGATTTTCGGGCTGAACCAGGCGTTTCAGGGGCTGGCCAGCTTTGCTACCACGCTGGTGTTCGGGGCCTTGTCGGTGCTGGACTTGCGGCTGCCGTGGGCCTGGTTTGCGCTGTGTTTGGCGGCCGTGGCGGTGCTGGCGGGCTGGAACCGCGCCGCGCCACCCGCCACCGCTACTCCCGCAGATACCAGCGCAGCGTAG